One Roseimaritima multifibrata DNA window includes the following coding sequences:
- a CDS encoding serine/threonine protein kinase, whose product MLQPLPMVASVCVLLSLVFAVWVGSLVKRSSYRNSEVAMSAIRDASAGAVEIWLEEEQAIARAMAKELETHTSVLAHLSQPSAAGRVLLEANSATERLNEMHSSLPSASQHLGWFVLDRSELVVFSSEETDAGVSVQLSDFAWKNANERHTGVSLPFSLPWTCGEESSGVIIRQGDAVMAATAPLQAEGRVVGLLALVFDPCARFSEVLAISQAGQTGETFAFDRQGVLISRVRNTQQLREAGLLPHDANVRCALNVTLADPGVNLVKGGQAALPRNQQSLTKMAESATRGGTGADGMGYHDYRGVSVVGAWTWLEKFQFGIATKMDVEEAHKPLRQLNLAFLSLVGLLATVGGGFLGLTLFNYHLQQKADAAAHRLRRLGNYELLEEIGTGGMGTVYRGRHQLLRRPVAVKVLEASGADPKSIRRFEREVQRTSELKHPNTIQVYDYGHTADSTFFYVMELVEGVDLTQLVETFGPQSPGRVISILKQVCGSLAEAHDHGLVHRDIKPGNLLLSAPAGIFDFLKVVDFGLVKETLPVSSHAVTRVESLTGTPLYMSPEAIRDASGVDGRSDIYSLGAVGYYLLTGSPLFDAKVAVDICMLQVGSDPMLPSERLGKPLPADLERLLMKCLEKKMADRPQTIREVVAQLTACESASSWTDAEAAEWWVNVYDEGLVHRGPVASLLSRGGSKSILVPGKSNAANG is encoded by the coding sequence ATGCTCCAGCCGTTGCCGATGGTGGCGTCGGTGTGCGTGTTGCTGAGCCTGGTTTTTGCGGTTTGGGTAGGAAGTCTGGTAAAACGCTCTTCGTATCGCAATTCTGAAGTTGCGATGAGCGCGATCCGTGATGCTAGTGCGGGCGCGGTCGAAATCTGGTTGGAGGAAGAGCAGGCGATTGCGAGGGCGATGGCCAAAGAATTGGAAACGCATACGTCTGTGTTGGCCCATCTGAGCCAACCCTCTGCAGCGGGGCGTGTCTTGTTGGAGGCGAATTCGGCGACGGAACGACTGAATGAGATGCATTCGTCGCTCCCCTCGGCGTCACAGCATTTGGGGTGGTTCGTTCTGGATCGGAGCGAGCTAGTCGTTTTTTCTTCGGAGGAAACTGACGCCGGAGTTTCGGTTCAGTTGTCCGATTTTGCCTGGAAGAATGCGAATGAGCGGCATACAGGTGTGTCGCTTCCATTTTCGCTTCCGTGGACGTGTGGTGAGGAGTCGTCGGGGGTAATCATTCGGCAGGGGGACGCGGTGATGGCCGCGACCGCTCCGCTTCAAGCCGAAGGTCGGGTCGTAGGGTTGCTGGCGTTGGTGTTTGATCCATGTGCCCGCTTCAGTGAGGTGCTGGCTATTTCTCAGGCAGGCCAGACGGGCGAAACGTTTGCTTTCGATCGACAGGGAGTGTTGATTTCCAGAGTGCGTAATACTCAGCAGTTGCGAGAAGCGGGGCTGCTGCCGCATGACGCAAACGTTCGCTGTGCATTGAACGTGACGCTTGCGGATCCTGGGGTGAATTTGGTTAAGGGGGGGCAAGCCGCGCTGCCGCGAAATCAACAGTCGCTAACCAAAATGGCCGAAAGTGCGACGCGTGGCGGGACCGGGGCCGACGGCATGGGGTATCACGACTACCGCGGTGTTTCGGTGGTTGGTGCTTGGACCTGGTTGGAGAAATTCCAGTTCGGCATCGCCACAAAAATGGACGTTGAGGAAGCCCATAAACCACTCCGGCAATTGAATCTTGCCTTCCTTTCTTTGGTCGGGCTGTTGGCGACCGTAGGCGGCGGCTTTCTGGGGCTGACGCTCTTCAATTATCATTTGCAGCAGAAGGCTGATGCCGCGGCCCATCGCCTGCGCCGGCTTGGAAATTATGAACTGTTGGAAGAGATCGGTACCGGTGGGATGGGGACCGTCTACCGGGGACGCCATCAGTTGCTTCGCCGCCCCGTTGCGGTGAAGGTTTTAGAGGCGAGTGGAGCGGACCCAAAATCGATTCGGCGTTTTGAGCGGGAAGTTCAAAGAACGAGTGAATTGAAGCATCCGAATACGATTCAGGTTTACGACTACGGGCATACCGCGGATTCCACATTCTTTTACGTGATGGAGTTGGTGGAGGGGGTGGATTTGACGCAGTTGGTCGAAACCTTCGGCCCCCAGTCGCCCGGGCGGGTGATATCGATCCTAAAGCAGGTGTGTGGTTCGTTGGCGGAGGCTCATGACCATGGACTGGTGCACCGGGATATCAAACCAGGGAACCTGTTGTTGTCCGCTCCTGCGGGGATATTCGATTTTCTGAAAGTGGTTGATTTTGGGCTTGTTAAGGAAACGCTTCCGGTCAGCTCCCATGCGGTGACTCGTGTCGAATCCCTGACGGGGACTCCGCTATACATGTCGCCCGAAGCGATTCGGGACGCCTCCGGCGTGGATGGGCGATCGGACATCTATTCGCTTGGCGCGGTCGGGTATTACCTGTTGACCGGTAGCCCGCTGTTTGACGCAAAGGTTGCTGTCGATATCTGCATGCTGCAAGTGGGGAGCGATCCGATGTTGCCCAGCGAACGGCTTGGGAAACCACTTCCTGCTGATTTAGAGCGGTTGCTGATGAAATGCTTGGAAAAGAAGATGGCGGATCGGCCGCAGACCATTCGGGAGGTCGTCGCCCAGTTGACTGCGTGCGAATCCGCTTCGTCATGGACCGATGCCGAGGCCGCTGAATGGTGGGTGAACGTTTACGACGAAGGGTTAGTTCATCGTGGTCCCGTCGCCTCATTGCTTTCCCGTGGAGGATCGAAGTCGATCTTGGTTCCTGGTAAAAGTAATGCCGCCAACGGTTAG
- the deoC gene encoding deoxyribose-phosphate aldolase, whose product MTNRYQDFAKMIDHSLLQPTMTVDQLEAGISLALEYDVASVCIMPYYLKRCAERLAGSTVKASTTIGFPHGVQTTQVKQREAEQAISDGCEELDFVVNISKVLSGDWEFVSAEIEAVTKIAHDAGQAVKIIFENCYLDDAQKIRLCEICNDLNVDWVKTSTGFGTGGATLEDLKLMRTHANANVQVKAAGGIRDFEGLKAVRDLGVTRCGASRTKDILDACRTELGLSPIA is encoded by the coding sequence ATGACCAACCGCTACCAAGATTTTGCAAAGATGATCGACCACTCGTTGCTGCAACCAACGATGACAGTCGACCAATTGGAAGCGGGGATTTCACTCGCCCTTGAGTACGACGTGGCAAGTGTGTGCATCATGCCTTACTACTTAAAACGTTGCGCGGAACGATTGGCGGGCAGCACCGTCAAAGCGTCTACCACGATCGGATTTCCGCATGGAGTCCAAACCACGCAAGTCAAACAGCGTGAAGCCGAACAAGCGATCTCTGACGGATGCGAAGAACTTGACTTCGTCGTCAATATTTCGAAGGTTTTAAGTGGGGATTGGGAATTCGTCTCGGCAGAAATCGAAGCGGTTACCAAGATCGCCCACGACGCGGGCCAAGCCGTGAAAATCATTTTCGAAAACTGCTACCTTGATGATGCACAGAAAATTCGCCTTTGCGAAATCTGCAACGACCTGAACGTCGACTGGGTAAAAACATCGACAGGCTTCGGAACCGGAGGGGCGACCCTTGAGGACCTAAAACTGATGCGCACCCACGCCAACGCAAACGTTCAAGTCAAGGCAGCAGGAGGCATCCGTGATTTCGAAGGCTTAAAAGCGGTCCGCGACCTGGGCGTCACTCGCTGCGGCGCCAGCCGAACGAAAGATATCCTGGACGCCTGTCGCACCGAACTAGGTCTCAGCCCAATCGCTTAG
- a CDS encoding SDR family NAD(P)-dependent oxidoreductase: protein MSTKENNPASTLEPAEPTDTYSACVITGGSSGIGRAIALHAALSGFTDILIHYRRNHQGAAETVAALEQTGATAQSIAIDLAEPDAHQRLADAAWKFSPTISAWFHNAGVDVLTGDAKKEPFETKLQRLWQVDVHATILLAREVADRMLAQPKTPVIPSMLFTGWDQATAGMEGDAGQMFGPTKAAIMAFSRSLAQTLAPEIRVNCVAPGWIQTAWGDNADSGWQRRAQQQSLMHRWGTPEDVAAMAVHLCSANSGFITGQIVEVNGGWNRKPS, encoded by the coding sequence GATCCAGCGGTATCGGCAGAGCGATTGCCCTTCACGCCGCCCTGTCGGGATTCACCGACATCCTGATCCACTACCGCAGGAACCACCAAGGGGCAGCCGAAACCGTTGCGGCCCTCGAACAAACCGGAGCGACCGCCCAGTCGATCGCGATCGATCTAGCGGAACCAGACGCCCACCAGCGACTAGCGGATGCCGCCTGGAAATTCTCGCCAACAATCAGCGCTTGGTTCCACAACGCGGGAGTCGATGTTTTGACGGGCGACGCCAAAAAGGAGCCTTTCGAAACGAAACTGCAACGGCTCTGGCAAGTCGACGTCCATGCGACGATCTTGCTGGCGAGAGAAGTTGCCGACCGAATGCTCGCTCAACCCAAAACACCCGTGATCCCCAGCATGCTCTTCACCGGATGGGACCAAGCGACCGCCGGAATGGAAGGAGACGCCGGGCAAATGTTCGGCCCCACCAAAGCGGCGATCATGGCCTTCAGTCGATCATTGGCGCAAACGCTCGCACCCGAGATCCGTGTCAACTGCGTGGCACCTGGATGGATCCAAACCGCTTGGGGCGACAACGCGGATTCCGGCTGGCAACGCCGAGCCCAACAGCAATCGCTGATGCACCGCTGGGGAACCCCGGAAGATGTTGCCGCGATGGCAGTCCACCTGTGCAGCGCCAACTCAGGATTCATCACCGGCCAAATCGTCGAAGTGAACGGTGGCTGGAACCGCAAGCCCTCCTAG